From Candidatus Methylopumilus planktonicus, a single genomic window includes:
- the gmk gene encoding guanylate kinase, which translates to MSQAHLFIIAAASGAGKTTLVKALLNKDKDLQASVSHTTRKPRPGEVDGGDYHFVDEVTFLDLKSKGEFLESAECHGSMYGTSKKSVQFILDQKKDVILEIDWQGAQALKAQFKEAVSIFVLPPSVETLAERLNSRGHDSEETIAMRLAVAREEMSHVDEFDYVTINDDFEVALHDLMAIIRSTRLMCHIQLTRHSHLIKNLT; encoded by the coding sequence ATGAGCCAAGCCCATTTATTTATTATTGCAGCAGCTTCCGGTGCCGGCAAGACGACTCTTGTAAAAGCTCTATTAAATAAAGATAAAGATCTTCAAGCTTCTGTATCTCACACAACCCGCAAACCCAGGCCAGGTGAAGTCGATGGCGGGGATTATCATTTTGTTGATGAAGTGACCTTTTTAGATTTGAAGAGTAAAGGTGAGTTTTTAGAATCCGCTGAATGCCATGGCAGTATGTATGGCACAAGTAAAAAATCAGTGCAGTTTATTCTCGATCAAAAGAAAGACGTCATTTTAGAAATCGACTGGCAAGGTGCCCAGGCTCTAAAGGCCCAATTTAAGGAGGCTGTTTCAATCTTTGTACTGCCACCTTCTGTTGAAACACTCGCAGAAAGATTAAACAGCCGCGGACACGACAGTGAAGAGACGATTGCCATGAGACTTGCGGTTGCGCGAGAAGAGATGAGCCATGTAGATGAGTTCGATTATGTTACAATCAATGATGACTTTGAAGTAGCGCTCCACGATCTTATGGCCATTATTCGATCCACTCGATTGATGTGTCATATTCAGCTCACACGACATAGCCACTTAATTAAAAACTTGACTTGA
- the rpoZ gene encoding DNA-directed RNA polymerase subunit omega: MARITVDDCLEMIPNRFKLTLAAAYRARQLANGAEALVSTHGLRDKPTVLALREIAAGKVGLDILNRKTTY; encoded by the coding sequence ATGGCACGAATTACAGTAGATGATTGTTTAGAGATGATTCCTAATCGCTTTAAACTTACTTTAGCTGCCGCTTACCGCGCAAGGCAATTAGCCAATGGTGCTGAAGCATTAGTGAGCACTCATGGCTTAAGAGATAAGCCTACGGTATTAGCATTAAGAGAAATCGCAGCAGGTAAAGTCGGTCTTGATATCTTAAATAGAAAAACAACATACTAA
- a CDS encoding RelA/SpoT family protein — protein MASTAHFNKADAQKTPPLPLLPVDNEASELTILLKAYLKTKDIQKIWDAYRFSEEAHHGQSRRSGEPYIVHPVAVACTLAKLHLDAPTILAALLHDVVEDTTITNKEIEKKFGKQVSVLVDGLSKLDKIEFQDATEAQAENFRKMLLAMSNDVRVILVKLADRLHNMQTLDVLRPEKQKRIAQETHDIYAPIANRLGLNSIYQELEDLSFKYLYPMRYRAIQKAMKASRGNRREVVEKITAAIHQKLTEIKMDTEVSGREKNTYSIYKKMSEKSMSFAQINDIYAFRIIVKEANDAYSALGALHSLYKPLPGKFKDYIAIPKANGYQSLHTSLFGPFGTPIEVQIRSEKMHKLAEAGVAAHWLYKTKDAHLTELQQQTHQWLKRLLEIQSDSADSLEFLEHLKVDLFPDEVYVFTPKGKILALPKGSTAVDFAYAVHSDVGNCCVAAKYNQELVPLRAEVHNGDHIEIITAPLAKPNPAWLNFVITGKARSHIRQYLKSIESEESSRLGEGMLNQALKALHISPSSVKESHWKKLISDYGVKTKEEILAEIGLGKRMNVMVAHQLISFMDGVSHVKGKHKQLDVITIKGSESMAIQLATCCHPIPGDPILGFINKDKGLVVHTHDCLAIRKFKLDPDKWLDVEWDPSPDRLFKVNLQIMVLNGRGMLAKISSVIAESDSNIDNVNVEEPDGGHFVNVNFIVQVHNRIHLADLMRNLRKISDISRISRVKMKTF, from the coding sequence ATGGCTAGTACCGCTCATTTTAATAAAGCGGATGCTCAAAAAACACCGCCACTTCCGTTACTGCCCGTCGATAACGAAGCGTCTGAACTCACAATCCTTCTTAAAGCTTATTTAAAAACGAAAGACATCCAGAAGATATGGGATGCCTATCGATTTAGCGAAGAAGCACATCACGGCCAATCGAGAAGAAGTGGTGAGCCTTATATTGTCCACCCTGTTGCTGTGGCATGTACTTTAGCTAAACTTCATCTTGATGCCCCTACGATTCTTGCGGCTCTTCTTCATGATGTTGTTGAAGATACGACTATTACCAATAAAGAAATTGAAAAGAAATTTGGTAAACAAGTCTCCGTGCTAGTCGACGGTTTATCCAAACTCGATAAAATTGAATTTCAAGATGCGACAGAAGCTCAAGCCGAAAATTTTAGAAAAATGTTATTGGCGATGTCAAATGACGTCCGTGTCATTTTAGTCAAGTTAGCTGATCGTCTTCATAATATGCAAACGTTAGATGTTTTAAGACCTGAAAAACAAAAACGTATCGCGCAAGAAACTCACGATATTTATGCGCCTATTGCAAATCGATTAGGTTTAAATAGCATTTATCAAGAGCTTGAAGATTTAAGTTTTAAATACCTCTATCCCATGCGCTATCGCGCGATTCAAAAAGCCATGAAAGCTTCTCGAGGTAATCGTCGTGAAGTCGTTGAGAAAATTACAGCAGCGATCCATCAAAAATTAACTGAAATAAAAATGGATACTGAGGTTTCGGGGCGAGAGAAGAATACTTATAGCATTTATAAAAAGATGAGCGAAAAAAGCATGTCTTTTGCACAAATCAATGACATTTATGCCTTTAGGATTATTGTAAAAGAAGCGAATGATGCCTATTCTGCACTAGGCGCATTACATAGCTTATATAAACCTCTTCCAGGCAAATTTAAAGATTACATTGCCATTCCAAAAGCGAATGGCTATCAATCGCTACATACAAGTTTATTTGGACCTTTCGGCACACCCATTGAAGTACAAATTCGTAGTGAAAAAATGCACAAACTGGCAGAAGCAGGTGTTGCAGCGCATTGGCTTTATAAAACCAAAGACGCACACTTGACTGAACTTCAACAACAAACACATCAATGGTTAAAACGTCTTTTAGAAATTCAATCAGATAGTGCCGATTCGCTGGAATTCTTAGAGCATTTAAAAGTCGATCTCTTCCCTGACGAGGTTTATGTATTCACTCCTAAAGGAAAAATACTAGCATTACCAAAAGGTTCAACTGCTGTTGACTTTGCATACGCGGTGCATAGTGATGTGGGTAATTGTTGTGTAGCTGCAAAATACAATCAAGAGCTCGTTCCTCTTCGTGCTGAAGTCCATAATGGCGATCACATAGAAATTATTACAGCCCCTTTAGCTAAACCTAATCCTGCATGGCTTAACTTTGTGATTACAGGAAAAGCAAGATCACATATTAGACAATATTTAAAATCGATTGAATCAGAAGAGTCTTCAAGACTTGGCGAAGGCATGCTTAATCAAGCACTCAAGGCACTTCATATCAGCCCTTCATCTGTCAAAGAATCTCATTGGAAAAAATTAATCAGTGATTATGGCGTTAAAACCAAAGAAGAGATTTTGGCTGAAATTGGCTTGGGAAAACGTATGAACGTGATGGTGGCTCATCAATTGATTAGTTTTATGGATGGCGTGAGTCATGTTAAGGGCAAGCATAAGCAATTAGATGTCATCACTATTAAAGGCTCTGAAAGCATGGCGATTCAATTGGCAACATGCTGTCATCCAATTCCAGGCGATCCTATTTTAGGATTTATTAACAAAGATAAAGGACTTGTTGTTCACACTCATGATTGCTTAGCGATTCGTAAATTTAAACTTGATCCTGATAAATGGCTTGATGTTGAGTGGGACCCTAGTCCAGATCGATTATTCAAAGTCAATTTACAAATTATGGTATTAAATGGGCGTGGAATGCTCGCTAAAATTTCATCCGTGATTGCAGAATCAGATTCAAATATTGATAATGTGAATGTTGAAGAACCTGATGGCGGACATTTTGTAAATGTGAACTTTATTGTGCAAGTGCATAACCGTATTCATTTGGCAGATCTCATGCGAAACTTAAGAAAGATTAGTGATATTTCTAGAATTAGCCGCGTCAAGATGAAAACCTTCTAA
- a CDS encoding RidA family protein — protein MTKEIIQTKHAPEAIGTYSQAVKTGNTIYLSGQIALDPESMKLVEGIEAQIHQVFKNLKSVVEASGAQLSDIVKINIYLTDLSHFALVNTVMGEYFTKPYPARAAVGVASLPRNALIEADGVVVI, from the coding sequence ATGACAAAAGAAATTATTCAAACTAAACATGCCCCAGAAGCGATTGGTACCTATTCTCAAGCGGTCAAAACAGGTAATACTATTTACTTGTCAGGACAAATTGCACTCGATCCCGAATCTATGAAGTTAGTTGAGGGCATTGAGGCACAAATCCATCAAGTATTTAAGAATTTAAAATCAGTCGTTGAGGCTTCTGGCGCTCAATTAAGTGACATCGTTAAAATTAATATCTATCTAACAGATTTGTCGCATTTTGCTTTGGTCAATACGGTCATGGGTGAATATTTTACAAAGCCCTATCCAGCAAGAGCTGCAGTAGGTGTTGCATCATTACCTAGAAATGCACTTATCGAAGCTGATGGTGTTGTTGTTATTTAA
- the recG gene encoding ATP-dependent DNA helicase RecG, whose translation MTSLAELKLFTPSVLNKLKKLGLEDVFSLVMHLPIRYIDETIVTPICDIQMGVLSQIEAEVVRAEIVYKPKKMLIVQVKDVSGSLQLRFLHFYPSQMKMFETGSRIRVLGEARHNLFAFEMIHPQCKPIKEGDLLPDVLTPIYSLVAGVGQKTVKDAIHKLFIHFDLKNYLKDSFLPTIYEKLRLPNLYESLKSIHHPKDFKEVTSHETFTSKAYQRIIFDEFLAQQLSLRSNYLIRRALTATPLKAKNKLTTIFMDKLEFELTGAQKKVVQEIKNDLEKNYPMQRLLQGDVGSGKTVVATIAALQVIENGSQVAFMAPTEILAEQHYRKLTGWLIPLNIKVAWLTGSQSKKDRETSLSMTQSGEANIVVGTHALFQDHVIFKKLGLSIIDEQHRFGVEQRLALRKKGELNKAIEPHQLMMSATPIPRTLSMSFFADLDVSVIDELPKGREAIVTKLFSEDRRNEILKRVHEVCHAGAQVYWVCPLIEESEVLQLQTAEETYLNMQSHFKDLKVGLVHGRMKSSEKQKVMSDFVKGGIQLLVATTVIEVGVDVPNATLMIIENAERMGLSQLHQLRGRVGRGTLKSTCILLFQKKLSDLARQRLKVIFENTDGFIIAQEDLNIRGPGEFLGVRQSGVPMLRIANLNRDFKLLEEAKTIADQLLEDYPEASHLHLKRWLSHANERVKV comes from the coding sequence CTGACTTCTCTAGCTGAGCTTAAGCTCTTTACCCCTTCAGTATTAAATAAGCTCAAAAAGTTGGGCCTTGAAGATGTCTTTAGTTTAGTCATGCATCTTCCCATTCGTTATATTGACGAAACGATTGTCACACCTATTTGTGATATTCAAATGGGCGTACTATCTCAAATAGAAGCAGAAGTTGTTAGAGCTGAAATTGTTTATAAACCTAAAAAAATGCTTATCGTACAAGTCAAAGATGTATCTGGTAGTTTACAGCTTCGATTTTTACATTTTTATCCAAGCCAAATGAAGATGTTTGAGACAGGCTCTCGTATTCGTGTTTTAGGAGAAGCACGCCATAATTTATTTGCCTTCGAGATGATTCATCCCCAATGCAAACCGATAAAAGAAGGTGATCTATTACCAGACGTATTAACACCGATTTATTCATTGGTTGCAGGCGTGGGACAAAAAACAGTTAAAGATGCGATTCACAAATTATTTATTCACTTTGACTTAAAAAATTATTTAAAAGATTCATTTTTACCAACGATTTATGAGAAATTGCGCTTACCAAATCTTTATGAAAGTTTAAAAAGCATTCACCACCCAAAAGATTTTAAAGAAGTTACAAGCCATGAGACTTTCACAAGCAAAGCTTATCAAAGAATTATCTTTGATGAATTTTTAGCGCAACAATTATCTTTAAGGTCTAATTATTTAATAAGGCGAGCACTCACAGCTACGCCATTAAAAGCCAAAAATAAACTCACAACTATTTTTATGGATAAGCTTGAATTTGAGTTAACCGGAGCGCAAAAAAAAGTCGTTCAAGAAATTAAAAATGATCTTGAAAAAAATTATCCGATGCAAAGACTTTTACAGGGTGATGTAGGCAGCGGTAAAACAGTAGTAGCAACAATCGCAGCTTTACAAGTGATCGAAAATGGAAGTCAGGTAGCTTTTATGGCGCCTACTGAAATTTTAGCGGAACAACATTATCGAAAACTGACCGGGTGGTTAATCCCTTTAAATATAAAAGTTGCATGGCTAACAGGTAGCCAGTCAAAAAAAGACCGAGAGACTTCTTTAAGTATGACCCAATCCGGAGAAGCAAATATTGTAGTGGGTACACATGCACTTTTTCAAGACCATGTCATTTTTAAAAAGTTAGGCTTAAGTATTATTGATGAACAACATCGATTTGGTGTTGAACAAAGATTAGCGTTACGAAAAAAAGGTGAATTAAATAAAGCAATTGAGCCGCACCAGCTAATGATGAGTGCTACGCCCATTCCCAGAACACTTTCCATGAGTTTTTTTGCAGATCTTGATGTATCCGTTATTGATGAATTACCTAAAGGTCGCGAAGCGATTGTGACAAAACTATTCTCAGAGGATCGACGCAATGAAATTTTAAAGAGAGTTCATGAGGTATGTCATGCCGGAGCCCAAGTTTACTGGGTATGCCCTTTGATTGAAGAGAGTGAAGTGTTGCAACTTCAAACTGCTGAAGAAACGTATTTAAATATGCAGTCTCATTTTAAAGATTTAAAAGTAGGCTTAGTCCATGGGCGAATGAAATCATCAGAAAAACAAAAAGTCATGTCTGATTTTGTGAAGGGAGGCATTCAATTACTAGTAGCAACTACAGTAATTGAAGTGGGTGTTGATGTTCCCAATGCGACATTAATGATCATTGAAAATGCTGAGCGCATGGGGCTTTCACAATTACACCAGCTTCGAGGACGCGTAGGACGCGGCACACTAAAAAGCACATGTATCTTATTGTTCCAGAAAAAATTATCAGATCTTGCAAGACAGAGACTCAAAGTGATTTTTGAAAATACGGATGGCTTCATCATTGCCCAAGAGGATTTAAATATAAGAGGGCCTGGAGAATTTTTAGGCGTGCGACAAAGTGGAGTGCCTATGTTACGTATTGCAAATCTCAATCGCGATTTTAAATTATTAGAAGAAGCTAAAACGATCGCTGATCAATTATTAGAAGATTATCCAGAAGCCTCTCATCTTCATTTAAAGCGCTGGCTAAGTCATGCAAATGAAAGAGTCAAGGTATAA
- a CDS encoding chorismate--pyruvate lyase family protein: MTWLISPKVEGNELSWLTEEGSLTERLKKEFDEVKVEIVYEGVYLLDKTFYTREVILKSNDKPRVFARTLVKEDDLLQAWSSLKNLGDQSLATILFDSAEIKKISVFYKELFLGNSLFDHVSSISPTHKKSLWARKSSWEKEGAHLDLIEIFL, translated from the coding sequence ATGACTTGGCTAATATCACCTAAAGTTGAAGGCAATGAGTTATCGTGGCTGACAGAAGAAGGATCTTTAACGGAGCGACTAAAAAAGGAGTTTGATGAAGTTAAAGTTGAAATTGTGTATGAAGGTGTTTATTTATTAGATAAAACCTTTTACACGCGAGAGGTTATCTTAAAGAGTAACGATAAGCCAAGGGTATTTGCTAGAACCCTAGTTAAGGAAGATGATTTACTTCAGGCTTGGAGTTCTCTCAAAAATTTGGGCGATCAATCATTAGCCACAATTTTATTTGATTCAGCAGAAATAAAAAAAATCTCAGTATTCTATAAGGAGTTATTTTTAGGTAATTCTTTGTTTGATCATGTCAGTTCAATAAGCCCAACTCATAAAAAGTCTTTATGGGCTAGGAAGTCATCATGGGAAAAAGAAGGCGCTCATCTTGACCTGATAGAAATCTTCTTATAA
- a CDS encoding ShlB/FhaC/HecB family hemolysin secretion/activation protein has product MKIRDLSLYYVFLASLLGSQIAFAVDAGDQLNQIERNQKKKEPLKTPPRIEEDKETPKPKSQGATFKVVSFSFEGNKLLSSNELQAFLKEYLNREITLEELKLAVDSLSVVYKDKGYLATASLPKQDITEGNVKIIIIEAKFGGAQLQPDPNKTYRIHPEIIQKFIEYSNKKGEVLNLNALNRAVLIADELPGASVTQSLQSGTRDGETDSLLNINNEPNYVAMLSADNYGSRATGTLRYQANASFLSPLGVGDRIDLGLLHSKGTDYARLSFNRPIGYSGLRMGINASALKYDVIAGAALSLNPEGTAETAQIEASYPVYRSRAFDLSISSFLERKHFRNKAQEAVESNYFIDLFNVGSSLNHKNTLFVAGETSASIDLDLGYANYEDSPLAFQTSKIEEGTKGRFNRLRWNINNTQFFTETISSVLKFSGQLSDSNLDSSQKFYLGGASGVRAYPTSEGSGSEGYLLSAALHKELSANLTAIGFYDYGFARQYIDNTNNSTGLENATGKNSFNMKGYGTSIEWTGFVGSYRSTLSAIWSRRIGNNPNPQVDGTDSDGTKHSNFYWLKASIVF; this is encoded by the coding sequence ATGAAAATTAGAGATTTATCTTTATATTATGTGTTTCTCGCTTCCCTATTGGGCAGTCAAATTGCATTTGCTGTGGATGCTGGTGATCAGCTTAATCAAATTGAGCGTAATCAAAAAAAGAAAGAACCTCTTAAGACCCCTCCTCGCATTGAAGAAGATAAAGAAACACCTAAACCGAAATCTCAAGGAGCTACTTTTAAGGTTGTCAGCTTTTCATTTGAAGGTAATAAGCTTCTTTCGTCAAATGAACTTCAAGCTTTTTTAAAAGAGTATTTAAATCGTGAAATTACACTTGAAGAATTAAAGCTAGCAGTTGATTCATTAAGTGTTGTATATAAAGATAAAGGCTATCTAGCTACAGCCTCATTGCCTAAGCAAGATATCACCGAAGGTAATGTAAAAATTATTATCATTGAGGCCAAATTTGGTGGCGCTCAATTACAGCCTGATCCAAATAAAACATATCGAATTCACCCTGAAATTATTCAGAAATTTATTGAGTATAGTAATAAAAAAGGCGAAGTATTAAATTTAAATGCCCTTAATAGGGCCGTATTAATTGCTGATGAATTACCCGGAGCGTCTGTAACTCAATCATTACAATCAGGAACTAGAGATGGTGAAACAGATTCACTTTTAAATATTAACAATGAACCTAATTATGTCGCTATGTTATCAGCTGATAATTATGGTTCACGTGCAACTGGCACACTGAGGTATCAAGCAAATGCATCATTTTTAAGCCCTCTAGGTGTAGGCGACCGAATTGATTTAGGCCTACTTCACTCCAAAGGCACAGATTATGCGAGATTGTCCTTTAATAGACCTATAGGATATTCCGGACTACGCATGGGTATCAATGCGAGCGCGCTTAAATATGATGTTATCGCTGGTGCTGCTTTATCTCTAAATCCAGAAGGCACTGCTGAAACTGCTCAAATTGAAGCAAGTTATCCAGTCTATCGTTCTAGAGCTTTTGATTTAAGCATATCTTCTTTTTTAGAAAGAAAACATTTTAGGAATAAAGCTCAAGAAGCTGTGGAAAGTAATTACTTTATTGACTTATTTAATGTAGGGAGCTCTCTTAATCATAAAAATACTTTATTTGTCGCAGGTGAAACATCTGCATCAATTGATTTAGATCTCGGATATGCAAATTACGAGGACTCGCCTTTAGCGTTTCAGACATCTAAAATTGAAGAGGGTACTAAGGGAAGATTTAATCGTTTGAGATGGAACATCAACAATACCCAGTTCTTTACTGAAACGATTAGCTCTGTCTTAAAATTTAGTGGCCAATTATCGGATAGTAATTTAGATTCATCACAGAAATTTTATCTTGGAGGTGCATCGGGTGTCAGAGCTTATCCTACAAGCGAAGGCTCAGGTAGCGAAGGTTATTTATTAAGTGCAGCTTTGCATAAAGAATTATCAGCAAACCTTACAGCAATAGGATTCTATGATTATGGTTTTGCAAGACAATATATTGATAATACAAATAACTCTACAGGCCTAGAAAATGCAACTGGTAAAAATAGTTTTAATATGAAAGGTTATGGCACATCTATTGAGTGGACTGGTTTTGTAGGCTCTTATCGGTCAACACTTTCAGCAATATGGTCAAGACGTATTGGAAATAATCCAAACCCTCAAGTAGATGGCACGGATTCTGATGGAACTAAGCATAGCAATTTTTATTGGCTTAAAGCTTCAATAGTTTTCTAG
- a CDS encoding TetR/AcrR family transcriptional regulator, whose translation MNADKKISRTAKKTQTAILLAGEKLVLSGNINLITAKNLSKHSGYSVGNIYHHFKNLDQVFINIFLKKRLEIFLELADEINKFPKNKSCEDLCEILVNKNFERANKLKIKMLQYLFKIVLTKSEEPEKINLIIDVLIDPLIECRKRNKTNSFRKIEEDEMRLLLRSLQAFVRSPFLENQPIAGTVAHRNLTLDLCQKLFCITYPSKPTE comes from the coding sequence ATGAACGCCGATAAAAAAATATCAAGAACGGCTAAAAAAACACAAACAGCAATTTTACTTGCTGGAGAAAAATTAGTTTTATCCGGCAATATCAATTTAATAACCGCTAAAAATTTATCTAAGCATTCAGGTTATTCTGTTGGAAATATTTATCATCACTTCAAAAATCTCGATCAAGTTTTTATAAATATTTTTTTAAAAAAAAGATTAGAAATTTTTCTTGAGCTTGCAGATGAAATAAATAAATTTCCAAAAAATAAGTCGTGTGAAGATTTGTGTGAAATCTTAGTTAATAAAAATTTTGAAAGAGCAAATAAATTAAAAATTAAGATGCTTCAATATCTTTTTAAAATTGTGCTTACTAAATCAGAAGAGCCTGAAAAAATAAATCTAATTATAGATGTCTTAATTGATCCTCTCATAGAATGTCGCAAGCGTAACAAAACGAATTCTTTCAGAAAAATTGAAGAGGATGAAATGCGACTTTTGCTTAGATCTCTTCAAGCATTTGTTAGAAGTCCTTTTTTAGAAAATCAACCTATAGCGGGTACAGTGGCCCACAGAAATTTAACCCTAGATCTATGCCAGAAGCTTTTTTGCATTACATACCCATCTAAACCTACCGAATAA